Proteins found in one Paenibacillus dendritiformis genomic segment:
- a CDS encoding MFS transporter, with protein MRGTWLNSPLSYALGMFAMMVPTQAFSAFYSYYYVEKLGLGVGLATLARTIYLVWDAVNQPLFGHWSDRTRTRFGRRKPWIWASIPLFMMTFCMIFAVPQGLAQHQNSLFLWFLVALLLFEAVSTVIWVNYGALFPELFRGERLRAKASAIQQGFQIVAILIGSALTPILFAIMGFGYMSLVYALLFAVFMLLCMGSVKENMNIQQEPQLPLKEAFRETLKNREFWIFNIANSFAQTVNGLVSSMIPFYAKYVLMIPESRVSLLLAAVFVSVIPLVAVWYWIVNRLGGVRGWRLALAVYGLSVIPLWFGSGLASGIAAGIIVGFGLAGFLVTPPVLSSQIIDRDFAKTGQRREGVYTAVGGFITRSSGLISALSFWVVGLLFGYVSGDNPGPNPEGTFRVLISVVPFCLLAVAFLLSLAVKPNDHPHSFERNHSS; from the coding sequence ATGCGCGGAACGTGGCTCAATTCCCCGCTGTCCTACGCGCTCGGTATGTTCGCGATGATGGTGCCGACACAAGCCTTCAGCGCCTTCTACAGCTACTATTACGTCGAGAAGCTGGGACTCGGCGTCGGGCTGGCTACGCTGGCCCGCACGATCTATTTAGTCTGGGATGCCGTCAACCAGCCGCTGTTCGGCCATTGGTCCGATCGCACCCGAACGCGGTTCGGGCGGCGCAAGCCGTGGATCTGGGCTTCGATCCCGCTGTTCATGATGACGTTCTGCATGATCTTCGCCGTGCCGCAAGGCTTGGCGCAGCACCAGAACAGCCTGTTCCTCTGGTTCCTCGTCGCACTCCTGCTCTTCGAAGCGGTGTCGACCGTCATCTGGGTCAACTATGGGGCGCTGTTCCCGGAGCTGTTCCGGGGGGAACGCCTCCGGGCCAAGGCCTCCGCAATTCAGCAAGGCTTCCAGATCGTCGCTATCCTGATCGGCTCCGCCCTGACTCCGATTCTGTTCGCCATAATGGGCTTCGGCTATATGTCCCTGGTCTACGCCCTTCTCTTCGCCGTATTCATGCTGCTATGCATGGGCTCCGTCAAGGAAAATATGAATATTCAGCAGGAGCCGCAGCTCCCGCTGAAGGAAGCGTTCCGCGAAACGCTGAAGAATCGCGAATTCTGGATCTTCAACATCGCCAACTCGTTCGCCCAGACCGTAAATGGCCTGGTCAGCTCCATGATCCCCTTCTATGCAAAATACGTATTGATGATTCCCGAATCGCGGGTATCCTTGCTGCTGGCAGCCGTCTTCGTCTCCGTCATCCCGCTCGTCGCGGTCTGGTACTGGATCGTGAACCGGCTGGGCGGCGTCCGCGGCTGGCGGCTGGCGCTCGCCGTCTACGGATTGTCTGTCATTCCGCTCTGGTTCGGCAGCGGTCTGGCCAGCGGCATCGCCGCCGGCATCATCGTTGGGTTCGGCTTGGCCGGCTTCCTCGTCACGCCGCCGGTGCTGAGCAGCCAGATCATCGATCGGGATTTCGCGAAGACGGGACAGCGCCGTGAAGGAGTCTATACGGCGGTCGGCGGCTTCATCACCCGCTCCAGCGGACTCATCTCGGCCCTCTCGTTCTGGGTCGTCGGCCTGCTCTTCGGCTACGTCAGCGGTGACAACCCGGGACCGAACCCGGAAGGGACGTTCCGGGTATTAATCAGCGTCGTCCCGTTCTGCCTTCTGGCCGTCGCCTTTCTCTTATCCTTGGCCGTGAAGCCGAATGATCATCCCCATTCTTTTGAAAGGAACCATTCATCATGA
- a CDS encoding carboxymuconolactone decarboxylase family protein produces the protein MTQRPQMNITNPEAYQAMGQLEKYVAASGLEPRLLELIKIRASQINGCAFCLDMHTKDARKLGETEQRIYTLPAWRETPYFSPQEQAVLALTEAVTLVAETHVPDDVYNEAARHFEPAELGNIIMAIITINAWNRIAISTRKMPQ, from the coding sequence ATGACTCAGAGACCGCAAATGAATATAACCAACCCCGAGGCCTACCAGGCGATGGGGCAGCTCGAAAAATACGTTGCCGCCTCGGGATTGGAGCCGCGCCTGCTGGAATTAATCAAGATTCGGGCTTCCCAGATCAACGGCTGCGCCTTCTGCCTAGATATGCACACGAAGGACGCGAGGAAGCTGGGAGAGACCGAACAGCGCATCTATACGCTTCCCGCGTGGCGCGAGACGCCTTACTTTAGTCCGCAAGAGCAAGCCGTGCTGGCCCTGACCGAGGCCGTCACCCTGGTGGCGGAGACTCATGTGCCGGATGACGTCTATAATGAGGCCGCACGGCATTTTGAACCCGCCGAACTCGGCAATATTATTATGGCGATCATCACCATCAACGCGTGGAACCGCATTGCGATCTCAACGCGCAAGATGCCCCAGTAA
- a CDS encoding amidohydrolase, with amino-acid sequence MRQVWLKNGWILTMDGERRVFQNGDVLIENDRIKAIGAVDPSEVRADAEVVELNGKTVMPGLINTHVHTMQQLGRGIADDVDLLTWLYKRVFPYESCMTEEEAYLSALACSLELIRSGVTTFAEAGGKEVNGIARAVQEAGIRAVLCRATMDMPEGLPEPWRESTEHSLAVQEELFERWHGQADGRLRVWFGLRTIFNCSDELIVRTKELADRHGVGIHMHVAEIPEEIRFVEEQRGRTTVEHLAHLGVLGPNMLAVHTVWMTDREIDLFRLHDVKVSHNPAAAMRVLGFARIPEMLERGITVSIATDGAPCNNRMDMIDEMLLTALIHKGRTLTPTKLPAVQVLEMATVNGAHCLGWADEIGSLEVGKKADLIIINPRSAGVLPVHDPVSTLVYAMHSSNVESSMCNGQWIMKDCRIVTLDEDAILDRVQDTARAIVQRAGIELPHPYPVTKVR; translated from the coding sequence GTGAGACAAGTATGGTTGAAGAACGGCTGGATATTGACGATGGATGGGGAGCGCCGCGTCTTCCAGAACGGTGATGTACTGATCGAGAACGATCGCATCAAGGCGATAGGCGCCGTTGATCCGTCCGAGGTGCGGGCGGATGCGGAAGTGGTAGAGCTGAACGGAAAGACGGTTATGCCGGGACTTATCAATACGCATGTCCATACGATGCAGCAGCTCGGCCGCGGGATTGCCGACGATGTCGATCTGCTCACCTGGCTGTACAAGCGCGTCTTCCCTTATGAGAGCTGCATGACGGAGGAAGAAGCGTATCTGTCCGCACTGGCTTGCAGCCTGGAGCTCATCCGCTCGGGTGTAACGACGTTCGCAGAGGCGGGCGGCAAGGAAGTGAACGGCATCGCCCGGGCGGTGCAGGAGGCAGGCATTCGCGCCGTGCTCTGCCGCGCGACGATGGATATGCCGGAAGGACTGCCGGAGCCATGGCGGGAGTCGACGGAGCATTCGCTCGCCGTGCAGGAAGAACTGTTCGAGCGCTGGCATGGCCAGGCGGACGGGCGCCTGCGCGTCTGGTTCGGCCTGCGCACGATCTTCAACTGCTCGGACGAGTTGATTGTGCGCACGAAGGAATTGGCCGATCGCCATGGCGTCGGGATCCATATGCACGTGGCGGAGATTCCGGAGGAGATCCGCTTCGTGGAAGAGCAGCGCGGCCGCACGACCGTAGAACATCTCGCCCATCTCGGCGTGCTCGGCCCGAATATGCTGGCCGTTCATACCGTATGGATGACGGATCGGGAGATCGATCTGTTCCGCCTGCACGATGTGAAGGTATCCCACAACCCGGCAGCGGCGATGCGCGTGCTCGGCTTCGCCCGCATTCCGGAGATGCTGGAACGCGGCATTACCGTATCCATCGCTACGGACGGCGCGCCGTGCAACAACCGGATGGACATGATCGACGAGATGCTGCTGACCGCGCTCATTCACAAAGGCCGCACGCTTACGCCGACGAAGCTGCCGGCCGTGCAGGTGCTGGAGATGGCGACGGTCAACGGAGCGCACTGTCTCGGGTGGGCGGATGAGATCGGATCACTGGAGGTTGGCAAGAAAGCCGATCTTATCATCATCAATCCACGCAGCGCGGGCGTGCTGCCGGTGCATGATCCAGTATCGACGCTCGTCTACGCGATGCATTCCAGCAACGTCGAATCGTCGATGTGCAACGGACAATGGATTATGAAGGATTGCCGCATTGTCACCTTGGACGAGGACGCGATTCTCGATCGCGTGCAGGACACGGCCCGGGCGATCGTTCAGCGCGCGGGCATCGAGCTTCCGCACCCTTATCCGGTCACGAAAGTGCGTTAA
- a CDS encoding SRPBCC family protein, which produces MEDLKYEFYIGAPADTVWNTLVSPEGTRQIFFGSELRSTFQVGDTYEYVGPGNDGEETVHVYGTVLQYEPNKVFSGTEHPGPSYYSNHAELETRITFTLETVGQCTKLTLVNDQWPANHPSYPNASSHWWMILSNVKTLAETGRTLDLGW; this is translated from the coding sequence ATGGAAGATTTGAAATACGAGTTCTATATCGGCGCCCCTGCCGACACGGTCTGGAATACGCTAGTGTCGCCGGAAGGGACGCGCCAGATCTTTTTTGGCAGCGAGCTTCGGTCTACGTTCCAGGTCGGGGATACGTACGAATACGTAGGCCCGGGCAATGATGGTGAAGAGACAGTCCACGTGTATGGCACCGTGCTGCAGTACGAGCCGAACAAGGTCTTCAGCGGAACGGAACATCCGGGCCCGTCCTATTATAGCAATCACGCCGAGCTGGAGACGAGAATCACCTTCACGCTGGAGACCGTTGGCCAGTGCACGAAGCTGACGCTAGTCAATGATCAGTGGCCGGCCAATCATCCTTCCTATCCCAATGCGAGTTCCCATTGGTGGATGATTCTGTCCAACGTCAAGACGCTGGCCGAGACGGGCAGAACGCTGGATCTCGGGTGGTAG
- a CDS encoding ABC transporter permease, translating to MRHLLKYELIKIISRKSVLIVSLLLLLVFGLFIVYQIDYYKDGSQKYKPYERVITEQDIAEVLKIFEEHEDRRLLPLVDRGLLQDIWDVPMLEDSYTKQLAEIRAELRLSAPGSYEYKKHALHERLLMEKGPPSGQVYYNKPWASIFYNIDQFGVAFIGVMILIGLAPLYSEEYTTGMDSLILSSRYGKGQLISAKCCAAIIYAFICSAAFQLINLAVSGLLSGNLDGASSPLYTISRYGDSHQFMHSPYSWTVIQYYVIQFGVHIIGCIAFALAVMFVSSLSKSSFLTLFIAGCILGAPYVLNDMFNIRFDIIEWLATFSYSQFIRVPTLFNRFETVNIFGFPILYPVAAVSCVVAVTGVLVWVTRRVFQRHQVT from the coding sequence ATGAGACATTTGTTGAAATATGAATTAATCAAAATTATCTCGCGTAAAAGCGTGCTTATCGTCAGCCTGCTCCTGCTGCTCGTTTTTGGCCTTTTTATCGTTTACCAGATTGATTATTACAAGGACGGCTCCCAAAAATATAAACCGTATGAACGGGTCATAACGGAGCAAGATATTGCGGAGGTACTAAAAATATTTGAAGAACATGAGGACAGAAGATTATTGCCGCTCGTTGACCGCGGTTTGCTCCAGGATATATGGGATGTGCCTATGTTAGAAGATTCTTATACGAAGCAGCTTGCGGAGATTCGGGCCGAGCTTCGGCTTAGCGCTCCCGGCAGTTATGAATACAAGAAGCATGCCCTTCATGAACGACTCCTGATGGAGAAGGGGCCTCCTTCGGGTCAAGTATATTACAACAAGCCTTGGGCCAGTATTTTCTATAACATAGATCAATTCGGGGTTGCCTTCATAGGCGTGATGATTCTTATCGGTTTGGCTCCTCTGTATTCTGAAGAATATACAACTGGAATGGACAGCCTAATCTTAAGCAGCCGGTATGGGAAGGGGCAGCTCATCTCCGCCAAATGCTGTGCCGCCATTATCTATGCATTCATATGCAGCGCCGCCTTCCAACTGATCAATCTCGCTGTGAGCGGGCTACTGTCCGGCAATCTGGATGGAGCGAGCAGTCCACTCTATACCATAAGCAGATATGGGGATTCGCACCAGTTCATGCACTCTCCGTATTCATGGACGGTTATACAGTATTACGTCATTCAGTTTGGGGTACATATCATCGGATGCATTGCATTTGCGCTTGCAGTTATGTTCGTGTCTTCCTTAAGTAAATCATCGTTCTTGACGCTATTCATTGCGGGTTGTATCCTTGGCGCCCCTTACGTACTAAATGATATGTTCAACATTCGATTTGACATTATCGAGTGGCTGGCAACATTCAGCTATAGCCAATTCATCCGGGTTCCCACGCTATTTAATCGATTCGAGACAGTTAATATATTTGGCTTCCCCATCCTCTATCCCGTGGCTGCGGTAAGCTGCGTCGTCGCCGTCACTGGAGTTCTTGTCTGGGTGACCCGGCGTGTGTTCCAGCGGCACCAGGTGACTTAA
- a CDS encoding ABC transporter ATP-binding protein: MELTIDNISKQYKDKQAVRHFTAELTPGVYGLLGPNGAGKTTLLRMLADILRPTSGSIRLNNHDIRTLGEAYRDILGYLPQQCGYYKEFTARKFLMYIASLKGMDRGYAVGKVDEMLQLVGLADQAKRKIKSFSGGMRQRLGIAQALLNDPKVLILDEPTAGLDPKERIRFRNILSELSGDRIVVLSTHIVSDIEYAAKEVLLMKEGQLLKQDRLASLLGQLAGSVWKAKIDESQLPQLKLRYKIGNLLRQPDGIEVRILAKDQPFSSAQPESPGLEDLYLHYFNEEFEA; the protein is encoded by the coding sequence ATGGAGCTAACGATTGACAACATATCGAAGCAATACAAGGACAAGCAGGCGGTGCGACATTTTACGGCAGAACTGACCCCTGGCGTATACGGATTGCTGGGCCCCAATGGAGCGGGCAAGACAACGCTGCTTCGCATGCTCGCCGATATCCTGCGCCCGACCTCCGGGAGCATTCGCTTGAACAATCACGATATTCGTACGCTGGGAGAAGCCTATCGCGACATACTGGGCTATCTGCCGCAGCAATGCGGATACTACAAGGAGTTTACGGCCCGGAAATTTCTGATGTATATCGCTTCGTTGAAAGGAATGGATCGAGGTTATGCCGTCGGCAAGGTCGATGAGATGCTGCAGTTAGTCGGCTTGGCGGATCAGGCGAAGCGAAAGATCAAATCCTTCTCCGGCGGAATGCGGCAGCGGCTCGGCATCGCTCAGGCGCTGCTGAATGACCCGAAGGTGCTAATTCTGGACGAGCCTACCGCCGGACTCGATCCGAAGGAGCGGATTCGCTTCCGTAATATTTTGTCCGAGCTGTCGGGAGACCGCATCGTCGTTTTGTCGACCCATATCGTGTCGGATATCGAATATGCCGCCAAGGAAGTTCTGCTCATGAAGGAAGGGCAGCTGCTGAAGCAGGATCGGCTCGCTTCGCTGCTGGGACAACTCGCAGGCAGCGTCTGGAAGGCGAAGATCGATGAGAGCCAGCTGCCTCAGTTGAAGCTGCGCTACAAAATCGGGAACCTCCTTCGCCAGCCGGACGGCATTGAGGTGCGAATTCTGGCAAAGGACCAGCCTTTCTCCTCTGCGCAGCCAGAATCGCCGGGGCTTGAAGATTTGTATTTGCACTATTTTAACGAGGAGTTTGAAGCATGA
- a CDS encoding DUF4825 domain-containing protein has product MKKVSRPLIFLFVLLLALAGCDSNSRSGGAGDKDIFQYKNSYVGDNSAIGSILGMLPQSDRVKQFSLSTAEKPYRITVQYNEAASPMSESDIRETVIFNATFLFALVRNVDQVHLELEGQSYLITREQLQSWYGQDLDQFENEQDLRNLTQEFIPDTDKVEQLFAKLQQQ; this is encoded by the coding sequence ATGAAAAAAGTGAGCAGACCTTTGATTTTTTTATTTGTCCTATTGTTAGCGCTCGCGGGTTGCGACTCCAACAGCCGTAGCGGAGGAGCTGGAGACAAAGACATTTTCCAGTACAAAAATTCTTATGTCGGCGATAACAGCGCCATCGGCAGCATTCTGGGGATGCTGCCGCAGAGCGACCGAGTGAAGCAGTTCTCGCTGAGCACGGCTGAGAAGCCTTACCGTATCACGGTGCAGTACAATGAGGCAGCTTCTCCGATGAGCGAAAGCGATATTCGAGAGACCGTCATTTTCAACGCTACCTTTTTGTTCGCCTTGGTACGGAATGTCGACCAAGTCCACCTGGAGCTCGAGGGCCAGAGCTACCTCATCACCAGAGAACAATTGCAGAGCTGGTACGGCCAAGACCTGGATCAATTCGAGAACGAACAGGATCTCAGAAATTTGACGCAGGAGTTCATACCGGATACAGACAAAGTGGAGCAATTATTTGCGAAACTGCAGCAGCAGTGA
- a CDS encoding polysaccharide deacetylase family protein: protein MTQRPIRTRLILNCDDFGQSPAANQAIIHLLEERTVSSATIMPPAPAFGEAAEWCRRTGQRNVGLHLTLTSEFEGYRWSGLTGGPSLHDESGYLHATVEAFEQNASAPDVKRELHAQYEAARQAGIDISHVDNHMGSLYGMATGRSFLPYVLWRCSRWGLPFRLFRRIDERDQLLASIPGAHQTLRKVVALADALGVPLPDYLLSHPYFIEVGETYDSFKRMLIGKLYDLPEGIVETYIHPGVEDSFMAARIPSWEKRVWEYRLMLDDDFAYARRDAGVELTDYRYVRKTRKPVRLRGALRLLALLLPESKNGAR from the coding sequence ATGACTCAGCGCCCTATTCGAACCCGACTCATCCTCAATTGCGACGACTTCGGACAGAGCCCGGCAGCTAATCAGGCCATCATTCACCTGCTGGAGGAGCGCACTGTCTCCTCCGCTACGATAATGCCCCCTGCTCCCGCCTTCGGGGAAGCGGCGGAATGGTGCAGACGGACCGGTCAGCGGAATGTCGGCCTGCACCTCACGCTGACCAGCGAATTCGAGGGCTACCGCTGGAGCGGTCTGACCGGGGGTCCGTCCCTGCATGATGAGTCCGGCTATTTGCACGCCACCGTCGAAGCGTTCGAACAGAATGCGAGCGCTCCCGACGTGAAGAGAGAGCTGCACGCCCAGTACGAGGCCGCCCGCCAAGCTGGCATCGACATCTCTCATGTCGACAATCATATGGGGAGCCTGTACGGGATGGCCACGGGCCGAAGCTTCCTGCCCTATGTCCTGTGGCGCTGCTCCCGCTGGGGCTTGCCCTTCCGGCTGTTCCGGCGCATCGATGAGCGGGATCAGCTCCTCGCCTCCATCCCCGGGGCGCACCAGACCTTGCGGAAGGTGGTTGCCCTCGCCGATGCGCTGGGCGTTCCCCTGCCCGACTACCTGCTCTCGCACCCGTATTTTATTGAAGTAGGAGAAACCTATGACAGCTTCAAGCGGATGCTGATCGGCAAGCTGTACGATCTGCCGGAAGGCATCGTCGAGACCTATATCCACCCGGGGGTAGAAGACAGCTTCATGGCGGCGCGGATTCCTTCTTGGGAAAAGCGAGTGTGGGAGTACCGGCTCATGCTGGACGATGATTTCGCCTATGCGAGGCGTGATGCAGGGGTGGAATTGACCGATTACCGTTATGTCCGGAAGACTCGGAAGCCGGTCAGGCTGAGAGGAGCGCTGCGTCTGCTCGCGCTGCTTCTCCCCGAATCCAAGAACGGAGCCAGATGA
- a CDS encoding RNA polymerase sigma factor yields the protein MSTVLTDEELIEEIRDGSQAAMEVLVKRHYSDVYSYLYRKIGNRHTAYDLTQEVFIKMMQSLGNYRDKGKFRHWLLKIAVNHCYDYYRSKQYRHRHAHTELEVDMPDENSNVWDLFHCHYQQEQAKQAVLSLPEKQRDAIILNFYHDMKIREIAEMTDTSESTIKYRIKAGISKLKQILLAGGEGSDHRKQG from the coding sequence GTGAGCACCGTGCTTACCGATGAGGAATTAATTGAAGAGATCCGAGACGGGAGTCAAGCTGCGATGGAAGTGCTTGTGAAGCGCCATTATTCGGACGTCTACTCCTATCTGTATCGAAAAATCGGGAATCGGCATACCGCTTACGATCTGACCCAGGAAGTATTTATCAAGATGATGCAATCGCTCGGCAACTACCGTGACAAGGGGAAATTCCGGCATTGGCTGTTGAAAATCGCCGTCAATCACTGCTATGACTATTACCGCAGTAAGCAGTACCGGCACCGGCATGCGCATACGGAATTGGAAGTGGACATGCCGGATGAGAACAGCAATGTATGGGATCTGTTCCATTGCCACTATCAGCAGGAGCAAGCGAAGCAGGCCGTACTCTCCTTGCCGGAGAAGCAGCGGGACGCGATTATACTGAACTTCTATCATGATATGAAGATTCGAGAGATTGCGGAGATGACGGACACGAGCGAGTCTACGATCAAATACCGCATCAAAGCGGGAATATCCAAGCTCAAACAAATACTGCTGGCCGGAGGTGAGGGCAGTGACCACAGGAAGCAAGGGTAA